A window of Primulina tabacum isolate GXHZ01 chromosome 4, ASM2559414v2, whole genome shotgun sequence contains these coding sequences:
- the LOC142542366 gene encoding mitogen-activated protein kinase 9-like produces MEPHKKSVLEKDFFTEYGEASRYHVQEVIGKGSYGVVASAVDTYSGEKVAIKKINDVFEHVSDATRILREIKLLRLLRHPDIVVIKHIMLPPSRREFQDIYVIFELMESDLHQVIKANDDLTPEHYQFFLYQLLRGLKYIHAANVFHRDLKPKNILVNADCKLKICDFGLARVSFNDAPSAIFWTDYVATRWYRAPELCGSFFSKYTPAIDIWSIGCIFAEMINGKPLFPGKNVVHQLDLITDLLGSPPPESIARIRNEKARRYLKNMHKKQPVPFVEKFPNADPLALRVLERLVAFDPKDRPTAEEALADPYFRGLANADREPSTQPISKFEFEFERRKLTKDDVRELIYREILEYHPQMLQEYLRDGDQSSGFMYPSGVDRFKRQFAHLEEHSIKGGKSSHILRHHVSLPRERVPAPKDDASKENDGENQASASVSPTLHSPPTVNESEQNGPNKANYSVRSLLKSASISASKCIGIQGKRETEEDPIAEQDEEVDGLSEKVAYLHC; encoded by the exons ATGGAACCACACAAAAAG AGCGTACTGGAAAAGGATTTCTTCACAGAGTATGGCGAGGCAAGTAGATATCATGTTCAAGAAGTTATTGGCAAAGGTAGTTATGGCGTCGTAGCTTCTGCAGTTGATACCTATTCTGGAGAAAAAGTTGCCATTAAGAAGATCAATGATGTATTCGAGCATGTATCCGATGCCACGCGAATCCTCAGAGAAATCAAGCTCCTCCGGCTGCTCCGCCATCCGGACATTGTTGTGATTAAGCACATCATGCTTCCTCCTTCTCGGAGAGAATTCCAAGATATTTATGTTATCTTTGAATTGATGGAATCTGACCTTCACCAAGTAATTAAGGCTAATGACGATTTAACCCCGGAACACTATCAATTTTTCTTGTACCAGCTCCTACGTGGCTTAAAATATATTCACGCAG CAAACGTGTTTCACCGAGATTTGAAGCCGAAGAATATTCTTGTCAATGCTGACTGTAAGTTGAAGATTTGTGATTTTGGGCTAGCCCGTGTCTCATTTAATGATGCCCCATCAGCCATATTCTGGACT GACTATGTTGCCACTCGGTGGTATCGAGCACCTGAATTATGCGGCTCCTTTTTCTCAAAA TACACCCCGGCTATTGATATCTGGAGCATTGGCTGCATATTTGCCGAGATGATTAATGGAAAACCATTGTTCCCTGGGAAAAATGTGGTCCACCAATTAGACTTAATCACTGATCTCCTTGGCTCGCCTCCTCCTGAATCTATTGCAAGG ATCAGAAATGAAAAGGCAAGGAGATATCTCAAAAACATGCACAAGAAGCAGCCTGTGCCATTTGTTGAGAAATTTCCCAATGCTGACCCTTTGGCCCTGCGTGTACTGGAACGTCTTGTTGCATTTGATCCTAAAGATAGACCAACTGCCGAAGAA GCATTGGCGGATCCGTACTTTCGTGGGTTGGCAAATGCTGACCGTGAGCCATCAACTCAACCCATATCGAAGTTTGAATTTGAGTTTGAAAGGAGAAAATTGACAAAAGATGATGTTAGAGAGTTAATTTATCGAGAG ATACTAGAGTATCACCCTCAGATGCTACAAGAGTATCTTCGTGATGGAGATCAGAGTAGTGGCTTTATGTACCCGAG TGGTGTTGATCGATTCAAGAGACAGTTTGCACATCTCGAGGAGCATTCCATTAAGGGTGGAAAAAGCTCTCATATCCTACGGCATCATGTTTCACTACCTAG AGAGCGTGTCCCTGCACCCAAGGATGATGCCAGTAAAGAGAATGATGGTGAAAATCAAGCTTCAGCTTCTGTCTCCCCAACACTTCATAGTCCTCCAACTGTAAATGAAAGTGAACAAAATGGACCAAACAAGGCAAATTACAGTGTTCGGAGCTTGTTAAAGAGTGCAAGTATCAGTGCTTCTAAATGTATAGGCATCCAAGGAAAAAGAGAGACCGAG GAAGATCCCATTGCGGAGCAAGATGAAGAAGTTGATGGGTTGTCTGAGAAAGTTGCCTATCTCCATTGCTGA
- the LOC142542367 gene encoding uncharacterized protein LOC142542367, whose protein sequence is MAPYPPTTDLNVPEAAAATAHASDPTPSLPAVQNHPAYAEMITDAIASLNEANGSNKRAIAKYIEARHSNLPPTHSSLLTPNLQRLRDEGQILMFKHSYKLAGSVPAPPVSVNGADSVGQKKRPGRPPKHKSVQAAVPVFGEQSMPQNPVPDTTPQLHNAVTALLGSVNVAAAPVFGPVVGGIPRGRGRPPKQGGVKRGRGRPKVGGGVQAIVGRSRGRPKKNAASPVMAGNGRGPGRPRKVANVGGGLAAVDGGTVGSMAFGVVTGGASIVAGGGLSQVAGKRRGRPPKEVGREVKKRRKLSGKPLGRPKKTALTAGSRAPVNPQQIVGLDLKGKLQYFQSRIKQTVNIIKPHLSSEAAFTALRELETLAEMDVNAPLNIPHQS, encoded by the exons ATGGCTCCATACCCACCCACTACCGATCTAAATGTCCCGGAAGCCGCCGCCGCTACTGCTCATGCTTCGGACCCGACACCGTCCCTCCCCGCTGTCCAAAATCACCCCGCTTATGCTGAA ATGATAACGGATGCAATAGCGTCGTTGAATGAGGCAAATGGGTCGAACAAGAGGGCTATTGCTAAGTACATAGAGGCCCGTCACTCGAACCTGCCGCCAACTCACTCATCACTGTTGACCCCCAACTTGCAGCGGTTGAGAGACGAAGGTCAGATTTTGATGTTTAAGCACTCTTACAAGCTTGCTGGATCTGTTCCTGCACCTCCTGTTTCTGTAAATGGGGCTGATTCTGTTGGGCAAAAGAAGCGGCCCGGTCGCCCTCCGAAGCACAAGTCCGTTCAAGCGGCAGTGCCTGTTTTTGGTGAACAGTCCATGCCTCAGAACCCTGTGCCAGATACTACTCCTCAGTTGCATAATGCGGTTACTGCGCTACTGGGGTCGGTGAATGTTGCCGCTGCTCCGGTTTTTGGGCCTGTTGTGGGCGGGATCCCAAGAGGCCGTGGACGTCCCCCTAAACAGGGTGGGGTCAAACGTGGACGGGGTCGCCCGAAAGTAGGGGGTGGCGTCCAGGCTATTGTTGGGAGGAGCAGGGGAAGGCCTAAGAAGAACGCTGCTTCCCCTGTCATGGCCGGGAACGGCCGAGGCCCTGGCCGTCCGCGTAAGGTTGCTAATGTAGGGGGAGGGTTGGCGGCTGTTGATGGTGGGACAGTGGGTTCTATGGCATTTGGGGTTGTTACTGGTGGTGCATCGATTGTAGCAGGTGGTGGACTTTCTCAGGTGGCTGGGAAGCGCAGGGGGCGGCCACCAAAGGAGGTTGGGAGGGAGGTTAAAAAGCGTAGGAAGCTTAGTGGAAAGCCTCTGGGACGGCCGAAAAAG ACTGCATTAACAGCGGGTAGTCGAGCTCCAGTAAACCCACAGCAAATTGTTGGCCTTGATCTCAAAGGAAAACTGCAATATTTT CAATCAAGAATCAAGCAGACAGTTAACATTATAAAGCCACACTTGAGTAGTGAAGCTGCCTTTACCGCGTTGCGAGAACTAGAAACTTTAGCAGAAATGGATGTGAATGCACCATTGAACATTCCACACCAAAGTTAA
- the LOC142542368 gene encoding uncharacterized protein LOC142542368 → MDLLLDPLSSTEPMVPAAAAPHHSAYAANPTPTNPAAHNHPPYVEMITAAIAALNERNGSSKKAIVKYIESHYSNLPPTHSALLTHHLKRLKNSGQILMVKYSYKLPRSGVSLPVSANGTVPDSAASIGSKKRPGRPPKAKSVQAAVPVFAQQDVAMNDVPVVVPGMVEQQNAAVGPLGPAHVAVGPGGGNSVSGVTRGRGRPPKQGGSKLRPQKSGAVQTGVGRGRGRPKKIAAPPAARVKRLGRSRGRPRKVNNPEVGVAAAGAGVVGPVAIGAATDGALPAGSGVVSEAGKRRGRPPKAGGEAKRPRKVATGEPKKPRKLGGKPLGRPKKLASGIADQPSDNQLLMAYLDVKGKLEYFQSRIKHSVSVLKPQLNNEATASALQELETLANMEISSSNVQPQPQPQPQPQLQC, encoded by the exons ATGGACCTACTTCTGGATCCACTTTCGTCCACTGAACCCATGGTCCCCGCTGCCGCTGCTCCCCATCACTCAGCTTACGCCGCCAATCCAACACCCACGAACCCCGCTGCCCACAATCACCCACCTTATGTTGAG ATGATTACTGCGGCTATAGCGGCGTTGAATGAGCGGAACGGGTCGAGCAAGAAGGCTATCGTTAAGTACATAGAGTCTCATTACTCGAACCTGCCGCCGACTCACTCAGCTCTGTTGACTCATCACTTGAAGCGGTTGAAGAACAGCGGTCAAATTTTGATGGTCAAGTACTCTTACAAGCTCCCTAGATCTGGTGTTTCATTACCCGTGTCTGCGAACGGCACCGTTCCTGATTCTGCTGCTTCTATCGGATCAAAGAAGCGGCCTGGTCGCCCTCCGAAGGCCAAGTCTGTTCAAGCTGCCGTGCCTGTTTTTGCTCAGCAGGACGTGGCGATGAATGATGTTCCTGTTGTTGTCCCGGGGATGGTCGAACAGCAGAATGCGGCTGTTGGGCCACTGGGGCCGGCTCATGTTGCTGTTGGTCCGGGTGGTGGGAATTCAGTGAGTGGGGTCACAAGAGGCCGCGGTCGTCCGCCTAAACAGGGTGGGTCAAAGCTTCGTCCCCAAAAGAGTGGTGCAGTCCAGACTGGGGTGGGGAGGGGCCGGGGAAGGCCAAAGAAAATCGCTGCCCCTCCTGCTGCACGGGTGAAGCGGCTAGGTAGGTCACGTGGGCGACCACGGAAGGTGAATAATCCGGAGGTAGGAGTGGCAGCTGCTGGTGCTGGCGTGGTGGGGCCTGTGGCGATTGGTGCTGCTACGGATGGTGCCCTGCCTGCAGGGAGTGGAGTTGTGTCAGAGGCAGGGAAGCGCAGGGGGCGACCACCAAAGGCTGGTGGTGAGGCAAAGAGACCTAGGAAGGTGGCTACTGGGGAGCCCAAGAAGCCGAGGAAGCTTGGTGGGAAGCCTTTGGGCCGGCCgaaaaag CTTGCATCAGGAATTGCGGATCAACCTTCAGACAACCAGCTCCTGATGGCCTACCTCGATGTTAAAGGAAAGCTCGAATATTTT CAATCAAGAATCAAGCATTCAGTGAGCGTTTTAAAGCCACAGTTGAACAATGAAGCTACAGCAAGTGCACTGCAAGAACTAGAAACTCTAGCAAATATGGAAATCAGTTCATCAAATGTTCAGCCCCAGCCTCAGCCCCAGCCTCAGCCTCAGCTCCAATGTTAA